The region cacacacacacacacaagtgagaacaagagcaagagtgagagagagataaagagaaagagattacAGAGATACAggacaaaaatatttatgtagttgTTATGATGAGTTTGTTAAAAGAGATGAGAGATTTCCTAGTAAtatatgaatgagtaaatgataaaaatggatGGAATAAATGCAGAATCTGGATTAGACAGGATCCCTCACCTTCTCTGCTACTCTCAGTTTTCAAGGAATAAGAAAATGTCTTCCTCGAACCACACTACAGTGACGGGATTCATTCTCTTGGGACTCACAGACGACCCAGTACTAGAGAAGATCCTGTTTGGGGTGTTTCTGGTGATCTATCTAGTCACGCTGGCAGGGAATCTGTGCATGATTGTGCTGATTGGGACCAATTCCCACCTGCAAActcccatgtacttcttccttagCCACCTCTCCTTTGTAGACATTTGCTATTCCTCCAATATCACTCCAAACATGCTGTACAATTTCCTCTCAGACCAGAAGACCATCTCCTATGCTGGATGCTTCACGCAGTGTCTTCTCTTCATTGCCCTGGTGATCACTGAGTTTTACATCCTTGCTTCAATGGCATTGGATCGCTATGTAGCCATCTGTAGCCCTCTACATTACAGTACCAGAATGTCCAAGAACATTTGCATCTCCCTAGTGGTGATCTCTTATACTTGTGGTTACCTTAATGGACTCTCCCAGACACTGTTGACTTTTCACTTGTCCTTCTGTGACTCCCTTGAAATCAACCACTTCTACTGTGCAGATCCTCCTCTTATCCTGTTGGCCTGCTCTGACACCCATGTCAAAAAGATGGCGATGCTTGTAGTAGCCGGCTTGACTCTGTCAAGCTCTCTCTTCATCATTGTGCTATCCTACCTTTTCATTATTGTAGCCATCTTGAGGATCCGTTCTGCTGAAGGCAGGCACAAAGCCTTTTCTACTTGTGCTTCCCACTTGACAATAGTCACCTTATTTTATGGCACCCTCTTCTGCATGTACTTAAGGAGTCCATCTGAGAAGTCTGTAGAGGAGTCCAAAATAATTGCtgtcttttatacatttttaagccCAATGTTGAACCCATTGATTTATAGTCTAAGGAACAAGGATGTGATCCATGCTATGCAGCAAATGATTAAGGGAAATCTCTTTCATACAATTGAAATTTGGGTCTCTGTTAATTTGAAATGACTAGTTGTCTGTAATAACATGGtgattagaaataaataacagagaaGTCCTACCTCTAATAGAGGCCCTGttccaatttctttttaagatcatCATCATATAGTTTGTGGGTCATTCCTTTAAGTTATAATAAACTTTCTTGTTTTCAGCAAGGAGTTGCATTCCCATATCTGGCAATCAAAAGGTGCTGATATCCAGTTTTAGATTCttaattgaaaaatgtatttgagattcATTGTGAAAGCACTTTGTATTTTGTCTCAATAATCAtatgcttccttttattttatagttctgaCAACTACTGTGGCTTCCAGGAACCAATCTTTAAACTCAATCTTGGCAAGTCTTTTAAACCAAATGGTTGACCTATTTgtagtctttctttttaatctatttatttagattgaATAAATAGTGAAGGCCACTTCAGAAATTCTTTAGAGATAGGATACAACACAAATAAACATGCACAAAAAGCCCTGTGTCACTCAAGTATAATTAATAGTCacttttaaatcttatttatttatttatttatttatttatttatttattgaaggagAGCTTGAACAGTGGGAaggacagaggtagagagagaatcttcaggttccacgcccagcatggagcccaatgtgggacttaatcccacaaacctgagatcatgacctgagctgaaatccagagtttgacacttaactgactgagccattgagGCATCCCATCAATATTTACTTTAATTCTCATACTTAAATTTGTGAGaaatttattatcttcatttataaCATTTGGAGTCTTAaacacagagagattaaatgactttCTATAGTTATTCAGCCACTAAGTAGCAAAAAGGTAAATCCCTTGGATCCAAATTCTCTTTCCAACTTACTGTGGTTAAACTTAGCGCTGGGGGTGGACTGTGTTGGGGATAATGAGGGGATGAGGTTACTGCTCCACATGAAATGTTGGTGATTGTGAAGAGGGTGTAACATGAACTGTTGAATTCTTCTGACATTTTAGGTAAACATGATAATTTGTGTGCAAAGTAGAATTATCTTACTGTTTTATGTAAAGCAGACAATTTTGATATATGGTAGATATATTTAGACTGtgttttttgaatatattttctagaTTATAAAAAGCACATATGTTCATTATGAATAACTGGAAAATACAGACAGATGTTAAGAAATAGCTTGCATCTGTGATATCTTAACCAATGGATAATTTATGTCTATGTTTTTCCATATTTcttctcagtgatttttttttttaagatttatttatgatggacatagagagaggcagagagagaagcaggctccatgccagaagcccaatgtgggactcgatcccgggactccaggatcgcaccctgggccagggcaggcgcgaaaccgctgaaccgcccagggatccccttctcagTGATTTTATATGCATGTGTATTATGAtgattcataaaacaaaattggaaTCATATGCCAAATGCAAATATGAATGTTGATTTTCACGTTATAATGTAATGTTTGTGTTTCATATAGACTAATTTTGgtgaacacatttttaattaattttaatactttataataattaaattatccTTGAATTTAATTATGTAAATAACATGTTGATCATATAAAAGCAAAttggaaaatactgaaatatcTGGAGCatctgagtggcacagtcagttaagtgtccaggtcttgttttcaactcaggtcatgatctcagggtcatgagattgagcccagtgttaGGCTTTGCAgaagtctgattgagattctctgtctctcttcctcttcctctgcccctcctgcttgtgctctctcttcctttctttctctaaaataaataaataataaaaagtactgaaatatctatggaataaaagcaaaatttaccTATGATCTTTTATCTAAAGATAGCTGCTTTCAACATTTTagtgtattttcttccatttggttTATCTTGCAAACCATAATTCCATCATATCTATGAATCCGATTATTTTTAAgactgactgattttttttttttagactgacTGATATCTTTATGTACATATCCTCTGATTGTTTTTTAGGATTAGTCTTAGACGTGTAAttgttgaattaaatattttgaacatttttaaagctctaagttttttacagataaatttttctctataaaagcatataccatttatatttattactagTCATGTTTGAGAGTAAACATCCCACTGCATTGTTATTAATATTAGGAAATATCCATTAAGggtatttccttctttctatctcAATAGAAATTCTTAGGAAaggaatctgttttattttaacagaggagtatttgaaatatatatttagcaaGTAAAGGGAATACatcagtttccttttattttatttctgatgatTCCTCACATgaagaatatttacatttttatttagaaaaaatttattcattttttggttttgtggctTTTCTCCACCTTAAATTAAATAAAGAGatatctatattatatttttattaccataTTTTATAGCAGTATCTTGAATTACTCTGGATAAAATTCTGTTATACTTTATAATATTGTTTGTAActcttttccttacatttttaaacCATGTTTTTCCTACTAGGTGTTAAACTACcctttgtttttccttgttttgtgACATCACTTTTATTGTACACTAAGTGAATCTATTTCTGGCCAATTCTACTCCTTTGACCAGTTTATACATATGTTTTAAACCAAATTCACATAATTAATATAGACTTTTTGAAATTGTTAATTTCTGATAAATCCCATCATTACTATCCTTTAAATTTATAGTAGAATAATGCAAATCAAATGCTTCTAACTATCTAAAATTTTTAACCCAGAAATTATGCATATTGTAGCTCAATCTGAATAGCAGAGGGACATGtacatatgaaaatcaaatatGGTTATATTTACAATACATATTccttataaattatttgaaaaatattttagtcttaGTATTTTTATAACTTGGTCCCCACATCTGATGGAATCATGGCCATCGAGAGGTCTGTTTCTGGATGAAAGGCTATGGGtaggttaaaatttttttccagaaaggcaAAGAAATCGTGTAGCTTATAAATGAGGAACAAAACATTTAACTTTGGcatatttgttaacatttttgcacatttatttttgcaCCAAACCAGTGTCCATAACGCAAGATTATTTTTCAGCAAAGATATCTAAATACAGACTTTTATTCCCAACTAAATTGTCCTTTGTCAGCAACTGTCCTCCAAAAGACTGAGGTGCCCACAATAATCCTCAATTGTGTgtcatttaaaatgctgaaaggaggggggatccctgggtggctcagtggtttagtgcctgcctttggcccagggtgcgatcctggagtcccgagatcgagtcccccatcaggctctctgtatggtgcctgcttctccctctgcctgtgtctctgcctctctctctctctctctctgtccctatgaataaataaataaaatcttaaaaaacaaaaaaataaaatgctgctgaaaggaaaaaaaacctatgttgattttaattaaaataaatattaagcttTTAAATAATCAGAAGGAAATATTTCTGAGGTCATTTGGAGTAGAGGAATTCATAATGGAAGAGTTACTTGAATATGATGATAAAACTACCTAAAATTAAGGAGCATATTATATTTTGGAAAGTATTTGTCCCAGATAAAAGTGGTAAACAAGATATGATTCAAAGTACTGAAACACTGTCATAGTCTACATAAATACTGAAGGCTATTTAtagaaaattgataaaaattctaaaattaatgagtaaaaataatatgaaataagtGCTCCAGTTGCCAACTTTCCAACTTTGTACCTAAAATGCAACAATACGTTAAGGTACTGGAACTGATGTTTACCTTTTTTTATAGGCACTCTACCATTCAAATAGCATGGAGAATTGGAAAACTTATCAGTTTTGTTTAGATAGGTTTTCTTTATGATGAGttggagctgactccagagagCCAATTCTTAAATATTCAGGTTTGCAATATGGCCAGGGTGGCAGTATTTACAAGAATAAAACTGGCAAATACTACTATCAGAACTCCATCCAACTTACCATTATACCAGTGGTTTATCCTTCCAGTATTTATCAGGTTAGCCTTACATAGTTTGTAGTTCAAGGGATCTTTGTCCTAAATGACTATAAGTAAACCTAAGGCAAAAATCAGTCACCAATAAATAGTGataatttcaaacaaaaatatttgaaataagatacttttgtgtatttatatttgaGTTCAAAAAGATTAGCATGTTCTACATTATGGGTGTCAAGAAAATGATAAGTTTTCTGGAAATCAATTTAACATTATGATTTCaggagcatttattttttttaagattttattttattttattttattttatttattttttcttttttaagattttatttacccatttgagagagagcatggcagGGAGGTAggaaggtgaggggcagagggagatggagagaagcagacttccagctaaactgagaaaaaagaaaggagtggtCTATGGGATGCAGGTTGCCCTCACTTGGCATGGGATTGTTTTAATTGAAACGTGTGCTGCATTTGAATGTGTTCTGCTTTGCATGAATCTCAGTTGCCATTACTGTCTGCATTCTGTAACAGGCACAAGCCAATGCTCCTGACAGAGCAGGAGCTGGCTGTAACCAGAGCCTTTGCAAGAGAGTGTTGGCTGTGGCCATAAAGGAGAGTTTGAATCTCACgtgactgatttttaaattagaatgttCTACAGGCACTAAAATGAATAAGTTACTAGTTAAGGACAAGACAAatgattttgtataatttttatgaaaaaagcaTGCATTGGTACACACATTATGATAACTGTTATACTGGGAGTAAGGACAAGTAAACCTTGTTCTTTGCATATCTTTGTATCAGTTTTCTATGATGAACAATTATCTCTTTTataagcaagaaaacaaacaaaaaacctggatATTTCCAGTATGATTCAGATcccaggatataaaattaaaggATTTGTGTTTATTAGTAGttagaagtagaaataaaagtagaaaaaggcaGAGGTCAAACTATTCTACAAGTTATTGAACTGGATGGTCAACTGCTtagttcaactgctgagctacccaggagtccctgtttctcctcttttatttctgattttgtttatttgaattatcactgtctctctcttttaatgagtctggctaaaaaggcttatcaattttgtttatcttttcaatgaagatctactttttttttttttttagtttctatatcatttatttctgctttgatctttactatttccttcctactacttgttttgagttttatttgttcttctttttctagctcctttaggtgtaagtttaggttgtttatttgagatttctcttgcttctttataTAGGCCTGTTTTGTTATAAAATTCCTTCAGAGTAGTATTTGCTGCATCTCagagattttggactgttgtgttttcattttcatttatctccatatattttttgatttcccttctgatttcttggttgactcattcactgtttagtagcatgttatttcaCCTCATGTGTAtgtattctttccagattttttcttgtggatgatttctagtttcatagagATGTGGTCAGacaagatgcatggtatgacttcaatctctTTGAATTTATTGAAGCTTATTTTGTGGCCTGacatatgatctattctggaaaatgttccacgtgcacttgaaaagattgtgtattctgctgtttttggatggaaACATCTGagtatatctgttaaatccatctgtcTTAGTGTGTaattcaaagccattatttccttgttgattttctgtttggacgACCTACTCATTAATGTAAGTGGGGTAATTGTATTGtactactattattgtgttactatcaattacttcctttatgtctgttacAAGTTGCTTTATGTACTTGGGTAGCACTTTATCTGTGTTGTCctctgagaagctttcattggtgggcAGAGCCTGTGGTTAGACCCAATATCTATCCCCAGATCATTGCTGGAGCTGCAGTCAGACTGGTATATATCATTATCTTGCCCTCTCCCAGGGGCAGGAGTCATTTTGGAGTGGTGATGGCCCCTGTCAGGCCTTTTGCACACTGCTAGGCTTGTGGCACCACCTTGGATGGACTCTGGCCAAAGGCATATTGGAGTGGGGAAGTTCACAGGAGAATGTGAGGGTAGGGTAGTTGGGGCTAGCAAAGTCTGAGCCAGTCCACTACATGAGGGGACCTGAAGGCACCTGGGAAACTTCCTGCCCAGGCCAGAATGCCGATGCTCACCTGCAGCAGAGTATGGGAGTAGGGGCATTGTTAGCAAGCTAATGGAGAAGGTTCTTGCTGCACTGGTCCCCATAGGTGTTCACGTATCTAGGCTGGGTGTGTTAGGGAACAAGTGATGCCTGCCAGCTCTTTTGTTTGTGGAGAAGTCTCCCAAATATCCCTGTTCCTCTAGCaaatgctctgagattagtaaataaatcttccctTATAACCCAGGCAGTTTTCATattgctgcttctatgctgtatctcagcAGAGCTGTTTGTTTTACTGTCTCTTTAAAGGTGgggactcagtttcttcttttcttccaacCCTCCCAGAGCTGaacccactgatttttaaagttccaggagTAAGTGCCCCTGACTGTAAGAAGTCATGAAGAGAGACCCCTCAGATTTTtgaagccaaatgttatggggattcataTTCCCCATGTGGATCCCGTGTATCTGAGGTGGCTGGTATGGTGGgctgctcctcccccctctccaTGTCTGCCATGTTCCTCTATCCTACGGCCGGTTTAACAGGTCCACTTAGCTCTGGACTGTATTTTCCACCCTTCCTAGACTCTCTGATGGGACCTGTtttctacatttagctgtggagagttgATTCTaccagtctttgggtcattttctgggttattcaCACTGATAAGGCCATGATCTAGGTGTGTCCATGGGTTGAGGAGAGCCAAGGACTCTCCTACTGCATCATCTTCCCAGGAAGTCACCGCCGGTCTTTTAAATTCCTGCCATTGAGGTTGTGTGAAGTGATACCTACCTGTATtcataatttgcatttatttgacaATCGTAGATGTTGACATTCTTTTCCTGTCATTATTGGCTGCTCATATATCTTttatgaaatgtctgttcacttcagatttttttttttaattgggctggTTATATTTTCATCCTTGAGTTGTGGAAGATGTGCACAAATTCTGAAAGTAGATCCTTTGTCAGAAATATTTGGCAATcgtactccaattaaaaaaaaagcatgtataaataaaataaaataaaataaaataaaataaaataaaataaaataaaataaaataaaatagaattacttGATGTGAATATTTCTCCTAATCTATGGTTTGCCTGGTCTTTGTGCTCCTCAAATCTCTCACCTACTGTATCTTCCTCTTCTGCACTCTCATTACATCATGCCACCTCAGTGTTTACATGGAAAAATAGTCTTTCTAATTAGAATTCCCActttactacattaaaaaaacccaaaacttatctcccttattttatctttcataGTATTAAAACTGACAGCTACATTTTTTAATCATGCTAAAGATTTCACATACAGGACTAAGTAATATATGTACAGGTTAGACGGGAATACCTGCCTCAAAGGAGAATCCAGTTCCCAGACCATCAAATTACGGTTATGCCCCAGAGGagcaaagactttttttaattggtttttttttttttttttggaattatttcttaaatactcTATGGAATATATCTAAGAAATACATTATATATCTTCCCACCTTGCTTTTACAAAACACGGTAAACCAACTCTTTACAGGTAGGTCACTTTCTACATTTGTTCACCAAAAATATATTATAGGCTTTTCTGTGGACATTAGTATCCCAATGATGTGGAAAATATTGTATCTAAATGCAtctcctcttcatttttcttcatagcacttgtTTCTAACTGACATAGTAATATATTTCTTTCCCTATGTGTTTAAATCTGTTCTGCCTCTTACTGCTCCATGAGTTGGATAGTTTGTTCACTGCTGTAACCACAGAAcgtagaacagaaaaaaaatcagccttttcagt is a window of Vulpes lagopus strain Blue_001 chromosome 11, ASM1834538v1, whole genome shotgun sequence DNA encoding:
- the LOC121471597 gene encoding olfactory receptor 5M10-like, which gives rise to MSSSNHTTVTGFILLGLTDDPVLEKILFGVFLVIYLVTLAGNLCMIVLIGTNSHLQTPMYFFLSHLSFVDICYSSNITPNMLYNFLSDQKTISYAGCFTQCLLFIALVITEFYILASMALDRYVAICSPLHYSTRMSKNICISLVVISYTCGYLNGLSQTLLTFHLSFCDSLEINHFYCADPPLILLACSDTHVKKMAMLVVAGLTLSSSLFIIVLSYLFIIVAILRIRSAEGRHKAFSTCASHLTIVTLFYGTLFCMYLRSPSEKSVEESKIIAVFYTFLSPMLNPLIYSLRNKDVIHAMQQMIKGNLFHTIEIWVSVNLK